Proteins found in one Primulina eburnea isolate SZY01 chromosome 16, ASM2296580v1, whole genome shotgun sequence genomic segment:
- the LOC140817408 gene encoding uncharacterized protein isoform X2, with translation MPPSPAVRVFPRTEMTVENHKRGRSLESGIHYRDDDDLALFNESRSKEKENFLLQSNDDFEEIFSTKFRYIPDHKLGVSIPARGESSDLLNTEGDKNDYDWLITPPETPLFTSLDDDAPPINLAPRGRSRSQPVPVPLSSSTEKGCRNSRGSASPQRLSPSPQSSNNTLQSRSRPLSATHSSPPPTLQHPSDLRRLSSPLSKPKPALRSSTPSPRRMSTGSVSAVAPSGVRGASPIKTSRGNSASPKIRTWQSNIPGFSSEAPPNLRTSLADRPASYVRGSSPASRNSSRSGRQSMSPTASRSVSSSHSHDRDPFSVHSKASVASSGDDDAESPQSLPISSSERSAPRSIGTLPSMRTVGYSKKPSKILFSSAPKRSFDLALRQMDKKGPQNMFRPLLSSVPSSTFASVHHRSLTSRNSSITTSSNASSDQGMSGALDTREIELNQEDLTRESVKAQYLNLQDEIFSMDQADALNEDFGNKIMKESTLSQHVEIDGPSIVNSRFVVADRNSQLDKAAAMDDYSNGDGPPDMAICSKCGLKFRSDEDVMEGYLQFCAKCANLEINTRHSSLEILDQSTPEPLKTTCSGNIVIDYLDEVTAEGQDLYSEPSQNPAALLVEEGITTSAADQEIIHQLYGDFGHQQLQHGGANLNSTVEVPEGAGISLLLKKSSSSRGPIVQSRSFTASTTCCDDFSYMRDSMNSIRSSIGHISASVSSSVDMGYSRKIETRVQRQSSGRKSDTENWMLDMPTHKRSASSLSGASSHCFQVQSAAPSFHEDSIGAVKCVDPSEQYLASEYMDSESHIFKSAAELTDHLMNVHSEDISVLPVSTSDSNNSMDADTLSAHSQPCGHGEDEMQSPCPVVVDVEEAHTPRSLDTMPEIEMDNADIVAADCHSDVDSINSHTDELLEPSDSVAQNNAITTFEEFYISDSARGAPDSDGKKSRSLTLEEATDAILFCSSIVHNLTYEAVNIAIDKETPRVEPVLRPEIPFVAKSNSNRPEIRSRNTGKRNSRSQKTRQKKLETDPKPASIDAETEEKFIPHVVKSPYKWDSMKPPKLESKCNCTIM, from the exons ATGCCTCCATCTCCGGCTGTGAGGGTTTTCCCACGTACGGAAATGACGGTAGAGAATCACAAGAGAGGGCGCAGTCTCGAGAGCGGGATTCACTATCGAGATGACGACGATCTTGCTCTGTTCAACGAGTCGCGGAGCAAAGAAAAAGAGAATTTCTTGCTTCAGTCGAATGACGACTTTGAGGAGATATTCT CTACAAAGTTTAGGTACATACCAGATCACAAGCTTGGAGTCTCCATTCCTGCTAGGGGTGAGAGTAGTGACCTGCTCAACACAGAGGGAGATAAAAATGACTATGATTG GTTGATAACGCCTCCTGAAACTCCTCTTTTTACTTCTTTGGATGATGATGCGCCACCAATTAATCTTGCGCCTAGGGGAAGGTCAAGGAGTCAACCTGTTCCAGTCCCGCTGTCATCCTCA ACAGAGAAGGGTTGCAGAAATAGTAGAGGTAGCGCAAGTCCTCAACGCTTGAGCCCATCTCCTCAATCGAGTAACAATACACTGCAATCAAGAAGTAGGCCGCTTTCTGCTACACACTCAAGCCCACCGCCTACTTTGCAACATCCTTCTGATTTAAGAAGGTTGTCGTCCCCACTGAGTAAACCAAAACCTGCTCTGCGGTCTAGTACACCCAGCCCAAGGAGGATGAGCACTGGTTCAGTCAGCGCTGTCGCCCCATCGGGAGTTAGAGGTGCCTCCCCCATCAAGACGAGTCGGGGGAACTCTGCTTCACCAAAAATACGCACATGGCAATCTAACATCCCTGGCTTTTCTTCTGAGGCCCCACCTAATCTTCGTACCTCACTGGCTGATAGACCAGCATCATATGTACGAGGTTCTTCTCCAGCATCAAGGAACAGCTCCCGATCTGGAAGACAATCCATGTCTCCAACCGCTTCTAGAAGTGTCAGTTCGTCACACAGTCATGATAGGGATCCATTTAGTGTCCATAGTAAAGCATCAGTTGCATCATCTGGTGATGATGATGCTGAGTCGCCACAATCCTTACCTATCAGCAGCTCAGAACGTTCAGCTCCTAGAAGCATAGGGACTCTCCCAAGCATGAGGACTGTTGGATATTCCAAGAAACCGTCTAAAATTTTGTTCAGCTCCGCCCCCAAAAGATCCTTCGACCTGGCGCTCCGACAAATG GATAAGAAGGGCCCTCAGAATATGTTTAGACCCCTCTTGTCCAGTGTCCCCAGTTCAACTTTTGCAAGCGTACATCATCGTTCTCTGACATCCCGAAATTCTTCAATCACAACTAGCAGCAATGCCAGTTCTGACCAAGGAATGAGTGGAGCACTTGATACAAGAGAAATTGAGCTAAACCAGGAAGATTTGACCCGTGAAAGTGTGAAAGCACAATATCTTAATTTGCAGGATGAAATATTTTCAATGGATCAAGCTGATGCTTTGAATGAAGATTTTGGGAACAAGATCATGAAAGAGTCCACTCTTAGTCAGCATGTCGAAATTGATGGCCCCTCCATAGTAAATTCTCGGTTTGTTGTTGCTGACCGAAATAGCCAACTGGACAAGGCTGCAGCTATGGATGATTATTCAAATGGTGATGGTCCACCAGATATGGCAATATGCTCGAAATGCGGCCTCAAGTTTCGTTCTGATGAAGATGTGATGGAAGGATACTTACAATTTTGTGCTAAGTGTGCGAACTTGGAAATAAATACAAGGCATAGTTCGCTTGAGATTTTGGACCAGTCTACTCCAGAACCATTGAAAACTACCTGTTCTGGTAACATTGTGATAGATTATCTTGATGAGGTTACCGCTGAGGGTCAAGATTTATATAGCGAGCCAAGTCAGAATCCTGCAGCACTTCTGGTTGAGGAAGGGATAACGACTTCTGCCGCCGATCAAGAGATTATTCATCAGCTGTATGGTGACTTTGGCCACCAGCAGTTGCAGCATGGCGGGGCCAATTTAAATTCTACGGTGGAAGTTCCTGAAGGTGCGGGCATTTCTTTGCTGCTGAAGAAATCAAGTAGCAGCAGAGGACCCATTGTCCAAAGCAGGAGTTTTACTGCGAGTACCACCTGCTGTGATGATTTCTCCTATATGAGGGACTCTATGAATAGCATAAGAAGCTCCATTGGGCACATCAGTGCATCTGTGTCATCTTCTGTTGATATGGGCTATTCGAGAAAAATAGAAACTCGGGTTCAAAGGCAATCAAGTGGCCGAAAATCAGATACAGAAAATTGGATGCTTGATATGCCTACACACAAACGATCTGCCTCATCTTTGTCCGGTGCTTCAAGTCATTGCTTCCAGGTCCAAAGTGCAGCACCAAGTTTCCACGAAGATAGTATCGGGGCCGTAAAATGTGTTGATCCAAGTGAACAATATCTGGCTTCTGAATATATGGATTCTGAAAGCCACATCTTTAAATCTGCTGCTGAATTAACTGACCATCTCATGAATGTCCACTCCGAAGATATTTCAGTTTTGCCAGTTTCAACTTCGGATTCTAATAATTCAATGGATGCAGATACACTATCTGCACATTCGCAGCCCTGTGGTCATGGGGAAGATGAGATGCAAAGCCCTTGTCCTGTTGTAGTGGATGTTGAAGAAGCTCACACTCCAAGGTCTTTGGATACTATGCCAGAAATCGAAATGGATAATGCTGATATTGTTGCTGCTGATTGTCATTCTGATGTAGATTCCATTAATTCCCACACAGATGAATTACTGGAGCCCTCTGATTCAGTGGCACAAAATAATGCTATAACAACTTTTGAAGAATTTTATATTTCAGATTCAGCCCGTGGTGCCCCTG actccgatggaaaaAAGTCCCGAAGCCTGACTCTAGAAGAAGCAACAGATGCAATCCTCTTCTGCAGCTCCATTGTCCACAATCTCACATACGAAGCTGTGAACATAGCTATAGATAAAGAAACACCACGAGTGGAACCAGTTCTACGACCGGAGATCCCGTTTGTTGCCAAATCCAATTCAAACAGACCGGAGATCCGGTCAAGAAACACTGGGAAACGTAATTCCAGATCCCAGAAAACTCGACAGAAGAAGTTGGAAACCGACCCAAAACCTGCTTCCATTGATGCTGAAACGGAAGAGAAGTTCATTCCACACGTAGTTAAATCTCCATATAAGTGGGACAGCATGAAGCCTCCAAAGTTGGAGTCCAAGTGTAATTGCACAATCATGTAG
- the LOC140817408 gene encoding uncharacterized protein isoform X1: protein MPPSPAVRVFPRTEMTVENHKRGRSLESGIHYRDDDDLALFNESRSKEKENFLLQSNDDFEEIFSTKFRYIPDHKLGVSIPARGESSDLLNTEGDKNDYDWLITPPETPLFTSLDDDAPPINLAPRGRSRSQPVPVPLSSSTEKGCRNSRGSASPQRLSPSPQSSNNTLQSRSRPLSATHSSPPPTLQHPSDLRRLSSPLSKPKPALRSSTPSPRRMSTGSVSAVAPSGVRGASPIKTSRGNSASPKIRTWQSNIPGFSSEAPPNLRTSLADRPASYVRGSSPASRNSSRSGRQSMSPTASRSVSSSHSHDRDPFSVHSKASVASSGDDDAESPQSLPISSSERSAPRSIGTLPSMRTVGYSKKPSKILFSSAPKRSFDLALRQMDKKGPQNMFRPLLSSVPSSTFASVHHRSLTSRNSSITTSSNASSDQGMSGALDTREIELNQEDLTRESVKAQYLNLQDEIFSMDQADALNEDFGNKIMKESTLSQHVEIDGPSIVNSRFVVADRNSQLDKAAAMDDYSNGDGPPDMAICSKCGLKFRSDEDVMEGYLQFCAKCANLEINTRHSSLEILDQSTPEPLKTTCSGNIVIDYLDEVTAEGQDLYSEPSQNPAALLVEEGITTSAADQEIIHQLYGDFGHQQLQHGGANLNSTVEVPEGAGISLLLKKSSSSRGPIVQSRSFTASTTCCDDFSYMRDSMNSIRSSIGHISASVSSSVDMGYSRKIETRVQRQSSGRKSDTENWMLDMPTHKRSASSLSGASSHCFQVQSAAPSFHEDSIGAVKCVDPSEQYLASEYMDSESHIFKSAAELTDHLMNVHSEDISVLPVSTSDSNNSMDADTLSAHSQPCGHGEDEMQSPCPVVVDVEEAHTPRSLDTMPEIEMDNADIVAADCHSDVDSINSHTDELLEPSDSVAQNNAITTFEEFYISDSARGAPEDSDGKKSRSLTLEEATDAILFCSSIVHNLTYEAVNIAIDKETPRVEPVLRPEIPFVAKSNSNRPEIRSRNTGKRNSRSQKTRQKKLETDPKPASIDAETEEKFIPHVVKSPYKWDSMKPPKLESKCNCTIM, encoded by the exons ATGCCTCCATCTCCGGCTGTGAGGGTTTTCCCACGTACGGAAATGACGGTAGAGAATCACAAGAGAGGGCGCAGTCTCGAGAGCGGGATTCACTATCGAGATGACGACGATCTTGCTCTGTTCAACGAGTCGCGGAGCAAAGAAAAAGAGAATTTCTTGCTTCAGTCGAATGACGACTTTGAGGAGATATTCT CTACAAAGTTTAGGTACATACCAGATCACAAGCTTGGAGTCTCCATTCCTGCTAGGGGTGAGAGTAGTGACCTGCTCAACACAGAGGGAGATAAAAATGACTATGATTG GTTGATAACGCCTCCTGAAACTCCTCTTTTTACTTCTTTGGATGATGATGCGCCACCAATTAATCTTGCGCCTAGGGGAAGGTCAAGGAGTCAACCTGTTCCAGTCCCGCTGTCATCCTCA ACAGAGAAGGGTTGCAGAAATAGTAGAGGTAGCGCAAGTCCTCAACGCTTGAGCCCATCTCCTCAATCGAGTAACAATACACTGCAATCAAGAAGTAGGCCGCTTTCTGCTACACACTCAAGCCCACCGCCTACTTTGCAACATCCTTCTGATTTAAGAAGGTTGTCGTCCCCACTGAGTAAACCAAAACCTGCTCTGCGGTCTAGTACACCCAGCCCAAGGAGGATGAGCACTGGTTCAGTCAGCGCTGTCGCCCCATCGGGAGTTAGAGGTGCCTCCCCCATCAAGACGAGTCGGGGGAACTCTGCTTCACCAAAAATACGCACATGGCAATCTAACATCCCTGGCTTTTCTTCTGAGGCCCCACCTAATCTTCGTACCTCACTGGCTGATAGACCAGCATCATATGTACGAGGTTCTTCTCCAGCATCAAGGAACAGCTCCCGATCTGGAAGACAATCCATGTCTCCAACCGCTTCTAGAAGTGTCAGTTCGTCACACAGTCATGATAGGGATCCATTTAGTGTCCATAGTAAAGCATCAGTTGCATCATCTGGTGATGATGATGCTGAGTCGCCACAATCCTTACCTATCAGCAGCTCAGAACGTTCAGCTCCTAGAAGCATAGGGACTCTCCCAAGCATGAGGACTGTTGGATATTCCAAGAAACCGTCTAAAATTTTGTTCAGCTCCGCCCCCAAAAGATCCTTCGACCTGGCGCTCCGACAAATG GATAAGAAGGGCCCTCAGAATATGTTTAGACCCCTCTTGTCCAGTGTCCCCAGTTCAACTTTTGCAAGCGTACATCATCGTTCTCTGACATCCCGAAATTCTTCAATCACAACTAGCAGCAATGCCAGTTCTGACCAAGGAATGAGTGGAGCACTTGATACAAGAGAAATTGAGCTAAACCAGGAAGATTTGACCCGTGAAAGTGTGAAAGCACAATATCTTAATTTGCAGGATGAAATATTTTCAATGGATCAAGCTGATGCTTTGAATGAAGATTTTGGGAACAAGATCATGAAAGAGTCCACTCTTAGTCAGCATGTCGAAATTGATGGCCCCTCCATAGTAAATTCTCGGTTTGTTGTTGCTGACCGAAATAGCCAACTGGACAAGGCTGCAGCTATGGATGATTATTCAAATGGTGATGGTCCACCAGATATGGCAATATGCTCGAAATGCGGCCTCAAGTTTCGTTCTGATGAAGATGTGATGGAAGGATACTTACAATTTTGTGCTAAGTGTGCGAACTTGGAAATAAATACAAGGCATAGTTCGCTTGAGATTTTGGACCAGTCTACTCCAGAACCATTGAAAACTACCTGTTCTGGTAACATTGTGATAGATTATCTTGATGAGGTTACCGCTGAGGGTCAAGATTTATATAGCGAGCCAAGTCAGAATCCTGCAGCACTTCTGGTTGAGGAAGGGATAACGACTTCTGCCGCCGATCAAGAGATTATTCATCAGCTGTATGGTGACTTTGGCCACCAGCAGTTGCAGCATGGCGGGGCCAATTTAAATTCTACGGTGGAAGTTCCTGAAGGTGCGGGCATTTCTTTGCTGCTGAAGAAATCAAGTAGCAGCAGAGGACCCATTGTCCAAAGCAGGAGTTTTACTGCGAGTACCACCTGCTGTGATGATTTCTCCTATATGAGGGACTCTATGAATAGCATAAGAAGCTCCATTGGGCACATCAGTGCATCTGTGTCATCTTCTGTTGATATGGGCTATTCGAGAAAAATAGAAACTCGGGTTCAAAGGCAATCAAGTGGCCGAAAATCAGATACAGAAAATTGGATGCTTGATATGCCTACACACAAACGATCTGCCTCATCTTTGTCCGGTGCTTCAAGTCATTGCTTCCAGGTCCAAAGTGCAGCACCAAGTTTCCACGAAGATAGTATCGGGGCCGTAAAATGTGTTGATCCAAGTGAACAATATCTGGCTTCTGAATATATGGATTCTGAAAGCCACATCTTTAAATCTGCTGCTGAATTAACTGACCATCTCATGAATGTCCACTCCGAAGATATTTCAGTTTTGCCAGTTTCAACTTCGGATTCTAATAATTCAATGGATGCAGATACACTATCTGCACATTCGCAGCCCTGTGGTCATGGGGAAGATGAGATGCAAAGCCCTTGTCCTGTTGTAGTGGATGTTGAAGAAGCTCACACTCCAAGGTCTTTGGATACTATGCCAGAAATCGAAATGGATAATGCTGATATTGTTGCTGCTGATTGTCATTCTGATGTAGATTCCATTAATTCCCACACAGATGAATTACTGGAGCCCTCTGATTCAGTGGCACAAAATAATGCTATAACAACTTTTGAAGAATTTTATATTTCAGATTCAGCCCGTGGTGCCCCTG aagactccgatggaaaaAAGTCCCGAAGCCTGACTCTAGAAGAAGCAACAGATGCAATCCTCTTCTGCAGCTCCATTGTCCACAATCTCACATACGAAGCTGTGAACATAGCTATAGATAAAGAAACACCACGAGTGGAACCAGTTCTACGACCGGAGATCCCGTTTGTTGCCAAATCCAATTCAAACAGACCGGAGATCCGGTCAAGAAACACTGGGAAACGTAATTCCAGATCCCAGAAAACTCGACAGAAGAAGTTGGAAACCGACCCAAAACCTGCTTCCATTGATGCTGAAACGGAAGAGAAGTTCATTCCACACGTAGTTAAATCTCCATATAAGTGGGACAGCATGAAGCCTCCAAAGTTGGAGTCCAAGTGTAATTGCACAATCATGTAG